A section of the Phaseolus vulgaris cultivar G19833 chromosome 8, P. vulgaris v2.0, whole genome shotgun sequence genome encodes:
- the LOC137825620 gene encoding uncharacterized protein has translation MKKMPIKKTRATEHDTLNNTFDQLAALNNSTPHVNSHPIENNNKKPPPPHAPHRLISITKNNSAPEFQFDNTDESVHESTSEPTPRLQSDEEREENVGIEMQTEQSKHVSRKRSWLVDVIDSEGKKVRKQLTANDVWFLSVGERILVNWNNENQPVDDSGALLNRFLGHVARNVNAFPISYQSWRKIPKDYKEDILKKTIQVIIFGFFCVLIDIILKLS, from the exons ATGAAGAAAATGCCCATCAAGAAGACTAGAGCAACAGAACATGATACTCTCAATAACACTTTTGACCAACTTGCAGCCCTTAATAACTCAA CACCTCATGTGAATTCTCATCCTATAgagaataataataagaagCCTCCTCCCCCACATGCACCTCATAGGTTGATTTCTATTACTAAGAACAATTCTGCACCTGAATTTCAATTTGATAATACAGATGAATCTGTCCATGAATCTACATCTGAACCTACACCAAGGTTACAATCTGATGAAGAAAGGGAAGAAAATGTGGGTATTGAGATGCAAACTGAACAATCAAAGCATGTATCACGTAAAAGATCATGGCTTGTTGATGTCATTG ATAGTGAAGGCAAAAAGGTTAGGAAACAATTAACAGCAAATGATGTTTGGTTTTTATCTGTTGGTGAGAGGATTCTTGTTAACTGGAATAACGAGAACCAACCAGTTGATGACAGTGGAGCATTGTTGAATAGGTTTTTAGGTCATGTTGCAAGAAATGTTAATGCATTTCCTATTAGCTATCAAAGTTGGAGGAAGATTCCCAAAGATTACAAAGAAGATATACTTAAGAAAACCATTCAAGTaattatttttggatttttctgtgttttaattgatattatattgaaattatcttaa
- the LOC137825618 gene encoding uncharacterized protein isoform X1 — MNKDHWASFVDYRLNSRTKEIAKKNKDNRKKQTVPHTGGSKSIARKKDEMEKELGRKVSRGEVWVATHKHANGEFVNDGAREIGEKIQAYESNTSSLSHDISIDDSLAHAFGSEEHCGRVRGMGLGPCPSHVFGYTRNSRTGISSTTYRELENQVIALKSQLDEQNKRYEEREKRYEEHEKRFEIMMNFFFQSYQGQLPPELTMFNRSSVSDQGSVPKN, encoded by the exons ATGAATAAAGACCATTGGGCTTCTTTTGTTGACTACCGTTTAAATTCAAGGACAAAg GAAATTGCCAAAAAGAACAAGGATAATAGAAAGAAGCAAACAGTTCCTCATACTGGTGGATCCAAGAGCATTGCACGGAAGAAAGATGAGATG GAGAAAGAGCTTGGTCGCAAAGTTAGTAGGGGAGAAGTATGGGTAGCAACACATAAACATGCTAACGGAGAATTTGTGAATGATGGGGCAAGAGAGATTGGG GAAAAGATTCAAGCATATGAGTCAAATACATCTTCCCTCTCACATGATATATCAATTGATGATTCACTAGCTCATGCCTTTGGAAGTGAAGAACATTGTGGTCGTGTTCGAGGGATGGGATTGGGACCTTGCCCTTCTCATGTGTTTGGATATACTAGAAATTCTCGCACTGGGATATCTTCAACTACTTATAGAGAATTGGAGAATCAG GTTATTGCATTAAAGTCACAATTGgatgaacaaaataaaagatatgaAGAACGTGAAAAAAGATATGAAGAACATGAAAAAAGATTTGAGATAATGatgaattttttctttcaaagttatCAAGGTCAATTGCCTCCTGAGTTGACTATGTTCAATCGTTCATCg GTGTCTGATCAAGGAAGTGTGCCAAAAAATTAG
- the LOC137825618 gene encoding uncharacterized protein isoform X2 — MNKDHWASFVDYRLNSRTKEIAKKNKDNRKKQTVPHTGGSKSIARKKDEMEKELGRKVSRGEVWVATHKHANGEFVNDGAREIGEKIQAYESNTSSLSHDISIDDSLAHAFGSEEHCGRVRGMGLGPCPSHVFGYTRNSRTGISSTTYRELENQVSDQGSVPKN, encoded by the exons ATGAATAAAGACCATTGGGCTTCTTTTGTTGACTACCGTTTAAATTCAAGGACAAAg GAAATTGCCAAAAAGAACAAGGATAATAGAAAGAAGCAAACAGTTCCTCATACTGGTGGATCCAAGAGCATTGCACGGAAGAAAGATGAGATG GAGAAAGAGCTTGGTCGCAAAGTTAGTAGGGGAGAAGTATGGGTAGCAACACATAAACATGCTAACGGAGAATTTGTGAATGATGGGGCAAGAGAGATTGGG GAAAAGATTCAAGCATATGAGTCAAATACATCTTCCCTCTCACATGATATATCAATTGATGATTCACTAGCTCATGCCTTTGGAAGTGAAGAACATTGTGGTCGTGTTCGAGGGATGGGATTGGGACCTTGCCCTTCTCATGTGTTTGGATATACTAGAAATTCTCGCACTGGGATATCTTCAACTACTTATAGAGAATTGGAGAATCAG GTGTCTGATCAAGGAAGTGTGCCAAAAAATTAG